From Lycium ferocissimum isolate CSIRO_LF1 chromosome 12, AGI_CSIRO_Lferr_CH_V1, whole genome shotgun sequence, one genomic window encodes:
- the LOC132039529 gene encoding uncharacterized protein LOC132039529 isoform X4, which yields MSKKSNGEPCVQQNEEYCYDPVRWLNLMVSEPYYLFHLLVFFTYIPIRCSAFQILSPARNSLLLKREIQVFVAYCVLAVVKIVRTESWESFIQDTLLFAKIFLTAIALVLDYHLALWYALAFLVIHIIAQQPPYEGLGSSNHLTPLQLEALLTEGNTSRFWLVEFRAFSTLACVCTSSFFPELSITYSNANLSFGTVDLGLFPNAAERFGIPLETSLWAF from the exons ATGTCGAAGAAGAGTAATGGCGAACCATGTGTTCAACAAAATGAGGAATATTGTTACGATCCAGTTAGATGGTTGAATCTGATGGTGTCTGAGCCTTATTATTTATTTCACTTGCTTGTTTTCTTCACTTACATCCCAATTCGCTGCTCCGCTTTCCAAATCCTTTCACCTGCTCGCAATTCCTTACTTCTTAAACGA GAGATTCAGGTGTTTGTTGCATACTGTGTCTTGGCTGTTGTGAAG ATTGTAAGGACAGAAAGCTGGGAATCCTTCATTCAAGATACTTTGTTGTTTGCTAAG ATTTTCCTTACTGCCATCGCTTTAGTTTTGGATTATCACTTGGCTCTGTGGTATGCATTGGCGTTTTTAG TTATACACATTATAGCACAACAGCCTCCTTATGAAGGACTAG GTTCTTCAAATCATTTGACACCATTGCAGTTGGAGGCTTTGCTTACTGAAGGAAATACATCACGATTTTGGCTG GTCGAATTTCGTGCTTTCTCCACATTGGCTTGCGTATGCACGAGTTCCTTTTTTCCAGAACTCTCAATAAC ATACTCAAATGCAAATTTATCTTTTGGGACAGTTGATCTTGGACTCTTCCCTAATGCTGCAGAAAGATTTGGCATTCCTCTTG AAACTTCTTTGTGGGCGTTTTGA
- the LOC132039529 gene encoding uncharacterized protein LOC132039529 isoform X3: MSKKSNGEPCVQQNEEYCYDPVRWLNLMVSEPYYLFHLLVFFTYIPIRCSAFQILSPARNSLLLKREIQVFVAYCVLAVVKIVRTESWESFIQDTLLFAKIFLTAIALVLDYHLALWYALAFLVIHIIAQQPPYEGLGSSNHLTPLQLEALLTEGNTSRFWLSPLAGRISCFLHIGLRMHEFLFSRTLNNLILDSSLMLQKDLAFLLKLLCGRFELDKRLLDYINGK; this comes from the exons ATGTCGAAGAAGAGTAATGGCGAACCATGTGTTCAACAAAATGAGGAATATTGTTACGATCCAGTTAGATGGTTGAATCTGATGGTGTCTGAGCCTTATTATTTATTTCACTTGCTTGTTTTCTTCACTTACATCCCAATTCGCTGCTCCGCTTTCCAAATCCTTTCACCTGCTCGCAATTCCTTACTTCTTAAACGA GAGATTCAGGTGTTTGTTGCATACTGTGTCTTGGCTGTTGTGAAG ATTGTAAGGACAGAAAGCTGGGAATCCTTCATTCAAGATACTTTGTTGTTTGCTAAG ATTTTCCTTACTGCCATCGCTTTAGTTTTGGATTATCACTTGGCTCTGTGGTATGCATTGGCGTTTTTAG TTATACACATTATAGCACAACAGCCTCCTTATGAAGGACTAG GTTCTTCAAATCATTTGACACCATTGCAGTTGGAGGCTTTGCTTACTGAAGGAAATACATCACGATTTTGGCTG TCACCTTTGGCAGGTCGAATTTCGTGCTTTCTCCACATTGGCTTGCGTATGCACGAGTTCCTTTTTTCCAGAACTCTCAATAAC TTGATCTTGGACTCTTCCCTAATGCTGCAGAAAGATTTGGCATTCCTCTTG AAACTTCTTTGTGGGCGTTTTGAGCTAGACAAAAGACTTCTGGATTATATAAATGGAAAATAG
- the LOC132039529 gene encoding uncharacterized protein LOC132039529 isoform X2: protein MSKKSNGEPCVQQNEEYCYDPVRWLNLMVSEPYYLFHLLVFFTYIPIRCSAFQILSPARNSLLLKREIQVFVAYCVLAVVKIVRTESWESFIQDTLLFAKIFLTAIALVLDYHLALWYALAFLVIHIIAQQPPYEGLGSSNHLTPLQLEALLTEGNTSRFWLVGSLQFLSVDLGLFPNAAERFGIPLGSLNQLPVYILFENAIEVARFPEFDSEPYVFGPNITKKLLCGRFELDKRLLDYINGK from the exons ATGTCGAAGAAGAGTAATGGCGAACCATGTGTTCAACAAAATGAGGAATATTGTTACGATCCAGTTAGATGGTTGAATCTGATGGTGTCTGAGCCTTATTATTTATTTCACTTGCTTGTTTTCTTCACTTACATCCCAATTCGCTGCTCCGCTTTCCAAATCCTTTCACCTGCTCGCAATTCCTTACTTCTTAAACGA GAGATTCAGGTGTTTGTTGCATACTGTGTCTTGGCTGTTGTGAAG ATTGTAAGGACAGAAAGCTGGGAATCCTTCATTCAAGATACTTTGTTGTTTGCTAAG ATTTTCCTTACTGCCATCGCTTTAGTTTTGGATTATCACTTGGCTCTGTGGTATGCATTGGCGTTTTTAG TTATACACATTATAGCACAACAGCCTCCTTATGAAGGACTAG GTTCTTCAAATCATTTGACACCATTGCAGTTGGAGGCTTTGCTTACTGAAGGAAATACATCACGATTTTGGCTGGTTGGTTCTCTGCAGTTTCTTAgtg TTGATCTTGGACTCTTCCCTAATGCTGCAGAAAGATTTGGCATTCCTCTTG GAAGCTTGAACCAACTTCCGGTGTACATTCTATTTGAGAATGCTATAGAGGTTGCACGCTTTCCAGAGTTTGATTCTGAGCCATATGTTTTTGGTCCCAACATTACAAAG AAACTTCTTTGTGGGCGTTTTGAGCTAGACAAAAGACTTCTGGATTATATAAATGGAAAATAG
- the LOC132039529 gene encoding uncharacterized protein LOC132039529 isoform X1 has translation MSKKSNGEPCVQQNEEYCYDPVRWLNLMVSEPYYLFHLLVFFTYIPIRCSAFQILSPARNSLLLKREIQVFVAYCVLAVVKIVRTESWESFIQDTLLFAKIFLTAIALVLDYHLALWYALAFLVIHIIAQQPPYEGLGSSNHLTPLQLEALLTEGNTSRFWLVEFRAFSTLACVCTSSFFPELSITYSNANLSFGTVDLGLFPNAAERFGIPLGSLNQLPVYILFENAIEVARFPEFDSEPYVFGPNITKKLLCGRFELDKRLLDYINGK, from the exons ATGTCGAAGAAGAGTAATGGCGAACCATGTGTTCAACAAAATGAGGAATATTGTTACGATCCAGTTAGATGGTTGAATCTGATGGTGTCTGAGCCTTATTATTTATTTCACTTGCTTGTTTTCTTCACTTACATCCCAATTCGCTGCTCCGCTTTCCAAATCCTTTCACCTGCTCGCAATTCCTTACTTCTTAAACGA GAGATTCAGGTGTTTGTTGCATACTGTGTCTTGGCTGTTGTGAAG ATTGTAAGGACAGAAAGCTGGGAATCCTTCATTCAAGATACTTTGTTGTTTGCTAAG ATTTTCCTTACTGCCATCGCTTTAGTTTTGGATTATCACTTGGCTCTGTGGTATGCATTGGCGTTTTTAG TTATACACATTATAGCACAACAGCCTCCTTATGAAGGACTAG GTTCTTCAAATCATTTGACACCATTGCAGTTGGAGGCTTTGCTTACTGAAGGAAATACATCACGATTTTGGCTG GTCGAATTTCGTGCTTTCTCCACATTGGCTTGCGTATGCACGAGTTCCTTTTTTCCAGAACTCTCAATAAC ATACTCAAATGCAAATTTATCTTTTGGGACAGTTGATCTTGGACTCTTCCCTAATGCTGCAGAAAGATTTGGCATTCCTCTTG GAAGCTTGAACCAACTTCCGGTGTACATTCTATTTGAGAATGCTATAGAGGTTGCACGCTTTCCAGAGTTTGATTCTGAGCCATATGTTTTTGGTCCCAACATTACAAAG AAACTTCTTTGTGGGCGTTTTGAGCTAGACAAAAGACTTCTGGATTATATAAATGGAAAATAG